A stretch of Desulfobacter hydrogenophilus DNA encodes these proteins:
- the thrH gene encoding bifunctional phosphoserine phosphatase/homoserine phosphotransferase ThrH, with product MKILVADLEGVFLPEIWINVAKKTGIEELKLTTRDISDYDVLMTKRLSILDEHNLTLKDIQAVIAGLDPLDGAKQMLDWIRKQTQIIILSDTFEEFAGPLMAKLGFPALLCHNLTVDATNRITGYNLRIDNQKARAVKALQGLNYHVIAFGDSYNDTGMIQAADQGFFFRPPESITEDFPDIPITRSYDELKVMLTNLLAN from the coding sequence ATGAAAATACTTGTTGCAGATCTGGAAGGGGTCTTTTTGCCTGAAATCTGGATCAATGTGGCCAAAAAAACCGGGATTGAGGAACTTAAACTGACCACCCGGGATATCAGCGATTATGATGTGCTCATGACTAAGCGTCTGTCCATACTTGATGAGCATAATCTGACACTTAAGGATATCCAGGCCGTCATTGCAGGTCTTGATCCCCTTGACGGCGCAAAGCAGATGCTGGACTGGATACGGAAACAAACCCAGATCATTATTCTGTCCGATACCTTTGAAGAGTTTGCCGGGCCGCTGATGGCAAAACTGGGCTTTCCTGCACTACTTTGCCATAACCTGACTGTGGACGCAACAAACCGTATTACCGGATACAATCTGAGAATAGATAATCAGAAAGCCCGGGCCGTTAAAGCCCTCCAAGGCCTGAACTATCATGTCATTGCATTTGGCGATTCCTACAATGATACCGGTATGATCCAGGCGGCAGACCAGGGTTTTTTCTTTAGGCCCCCTGAATCCATTACCGAGGATTTTCCTGATATTCCCATTACCCGCTCCTATGATGAGCTTAAGGTCATGCTTACCAATCTTTTGGCAAACTGA
- the rfaE1 gene encoding D-glycero-beta-D-manno-heptose-7-phosphate kinase → MIDVDKFKELRVLVIGDLMLDEYLWGRVERISPEAPVPVVAVEKKSHTLGGAGNVINNLSAMGAKVFAMGAVGAGPAGRDVLKKLEALSVDVTGVISEPDRPTTRKTRIIAASQQMLRIDREVSHRISSHTLDILTRIIAGYIDKMDLVIISDYDKGLVTRELVAFIVDISKKSGVMTLADPKSMDFSKYMGVTVLTPNKKEAAIAAGIQIQTPEEMAEAAAKIIALAGLDKLLITCGKAGMVLYEAGKPAVTIASKARQVFDVSGAGDTVISLLGLGLASGATFEAAAGLANLAAGIVVAKVGTATASIDELKQCLMINI, encoded by the coding sequence ATGATAGACGTTGATAAATTTAAAGAGCTGCGGGTGCTTGTTATCGGGGACTTAATGCTCGATGAGTATCTGTGGGGAAGGGTTGAGAGGATTTCACCGGAAGCGCCTGTTCCTGTGGTGGCCGTGGAAAAAAAGAGCCATACACTGGGCGGAGCTGGCAATGTGATAAATAATCTTTCTGCCATGGGAGCAAAGGTTTTTGCCATGGGTGCCGTGGGTGCGGGGCCAGCCGGCCGTGACGTTTTAAAAAAGCTTGAAGCGTTGAGCGTTGATGTCACAGGAGTAATCAGTGAGCCGGATCGTCCCACAACACGGAAAACTCGAATCATTGCAGCTAGTCAACAAATGCTTCGCATCGACAGGGAGGTCAGCCACCGGATTAGTTCCCATACGCTTGATATATTAACCCGGATCATTGCCGGCTACATAGACAAAATGGATCTTGTTATTATTTCAGATTATGATAAGGGCCTTGTAACTCGTGAGCTTGTAGCCTTTATTGTTGATATATCAAAGAAATCAGGTGTTATGACCCTGGCAGATCCCAAGTCCATGGATTTTTCCAAATACATGGGGGTAACTGTTTTGACCCCAAATAAAAAAGAAGCTGCAATTGCCGCCGGTATACAAATTCAAACTCCTGAAGAGATGGCAGAGGCCGCAGCAAAGATAATTGCCCTGGCCGGGCTTGATAAACTTCTTATCACCTGCGGAAAGGCCGGCATGGTTCTATATGAAGCCGGAAAGCCTGCTGTTACTATTGCATCTAAAGCAAGGCAGGTCTTTGACGTGTCAGGGGCCGGGGATACGGTTATCTCTCTTTTGGGGCTGGGGCTGGCATCGGGCGCCACGTTTGAAGCGGCTGCCGGGTTGGCCAATCTTGCGGCAGGCATCGTGGTGGCCAAGGTAGGCACCGCAACCGCCTCTATTGATGAGTTAAAACAATGTCTTATGATAAATATTTGA
- a CDS encoding uracil-DNA glycosylase has protein sequence MINHFFKLLHKPAAKQVFNPWVEVDKENDIDKTAPGKRVLNLKCYLEERINAEYLLLAEALGYQGGHFTGIPMTSERIILGHKTDQGIEPYHVCRSPLYRTSNTKKQKDGFNEPTATIVWGKLISEGLDTRNFVLWNAFPWHPYKKSKGLLSNRTPTNTEMMGGAQVLEALLQAFDFKRIIALGNKADGSLRTMGIKTEKVRHPAMGGAERFREQFLKIVKR, from the coding sequence ATGATTAACCATTTTTTTAAGCTGTTGCATAAACCTGCAGCTAAACAGGTTTTCAATCCTTGGGTTGAGGTGGATAAAGAAAATGACATTGATAAAACCGCTCCCGGGAAAAGAGTGTTGAACCTGAAATGTTACCTGGAAGAACGTATAAATGCGGAATACCTACTTCTGGCAGAGGCGTTGGGGTATCAAGGCGGTCATTTTACAGGTATTCCCATGACCTCAGAACGGATTATTCTTGGGCATAAGACGGATCAAGGGATCGAACCTTATCATGTATGCAGATCACCGCTTTACAGGACAAGCAACACGAAGAAGCAGAAGGATGGTTTCAACGAACCTACTGCAACAATTGTCTGGGGAAAGTTGATCAGCGAGGGATTGGACACAAGGAATTTTGTTCTCTGGAATGCCTTTCCCTGGCATCCATATAAAAAATCAAAAGGCTTATTGTCCAACAGGACGCCGACCAATACTGAGATGATGGGCGGGGCACAGGTGCTTGAGGCACTTTTACAGGCATTTGATTTTAAGAGAATCATAGCGCTTGGCAATAAAGCTGATGGGTCCCTTAGAACCATGGGCATAAAAACAGAAAAAGTCAGGCATCCTGCCATGGGTGGGGCAGAACGTTTTAGGGAACAGTTCTTAAAAATTGTAAAAAGATAG
- a CDS encoding FmdB family zinc ribbon protein has protein sequence MPIFEYTCKKCGKEFERVVFSSEEKGITCPECKSKDVKKNMSASTFMGASIGTCATSFPNGPS, from the coding sequence ATGCCTATTTTTGAATACACGTGTAAAAAATGTGGGAAAGAGTTTGAGAGGGTTGTTTTTTCAAGTGAAGAAAAGGGAATCACTTGTCCTGAATGCAAAAGCAAGGATGTTAAAAAAAATATGAGCGCATCTACTTTTATGGGTGCAAGTATTGGTACCTGTGCAACGTCTTTCCCCAATGGCCCGTCATGA
- a CDS encoding AF1514 family protein has protein sequence MTQFFSDPGNTFHEVIEETVDDPNLNFQQAEALAKKIAQKKSKSCMILSWKNGKTGEFYPTRECGTQKKPAWIYYAQVRGANLTININNGEYIFMILTIEDF, from the coding sequence ATGACACAATTTTTTTCAGATCCGGGCAACACATTCCATGAAGTGATAGAAGAAACCGTAGATGATCCCAACCTCAATTTTCAGCAGGCGGAAGCCTTAGCAAAAAAAATTGCACAAAAAAAAAGCAAAAGTTGCATGATTCTGTCCTGGAAAAATGGAAAAACAGGCGAATTTTACCCCACCCGTGAATGCGGTACACAAAAAAAGCCTGCTTGGATTTATTATGCCCAGGTAAGGGGCGCTAATCTGACCATTAATATTAATAATGGTGAATATATTTTCATGATCCTGACAATTGAGGATTTCTGA
- a CDS encoding aminotransferase class IV, which yields MKTVYVDGKFLPWDKAMIPVDDLAVLRGYAVCDIIRTIGGKPYCLDAHIDRLLSSATKIGLTPAWTKQEIKELVLKVIEKNTHMDEANIRILVTGGSSPDFFSPADNPRLIILATDIPALPAQWYTKGVKVITFFQQRVLPDAKATNYIPAVLALKKAKAQGAVEALYMTRDNMVLEGTTSNLFALVDGTLVTPENGVLKGITRKTVLALGEKLFPVSEQDLSLDTLLSASELFITGTNKGIVPVIQVNDHVIGTGLPGPGTRALIEAMKNQQGGTSNSSSVV from the coding sequence TTGAAAACAGTTTATGTGGATGGAAAATTTCTACCCTGGGACAAGGCGATGATTCCTGTGGATGATCTGGCTGTGCTCAGGGGGTATGCAGTTTGCGATATTATCAGAACAATCGGGGGTAAACCCTACTGCCTTGATGCGCACATTGACCGGCTTTTGTCATCGGCCACAAAAATCGGTCTGACACCGGCATGGACTAAACAAGAGATCAAGGAACTTGTTCTGAAAGTAATTGAAAAAAATACACATATGGATGAGGCTAATATCCGCATCCTTGTGACCGGGGGATCCAGCCCGGATTTTTTCAGCCCGGCGGATAATCCCAGACTGATTATTCTGGCAACTGATATTCCTGCCCTGCCTGCCCAGTGGTATACAAAAGGCGTCAAGGTGATCACCTTCTTCCAGCAGCGTGTGCTCCCCGATGCCAAGGCCACCAATTACATCCCAGCCGTTCTGGCCTTAAAAAAGGCAAAGGCCCAAGGTGCTGTGGAGGCGTTGTATATGACTCGGGACAACATGGTTCTTGAAGGCACCACCAGTAATCTATTTGCCCTGGTTGACGGTACCTTGGTCACACCTGAAAATGGGGTGCTCAAGGGTATAACCCGAAAAACCGTTCTGGCCCTTGGGGAAAAGCTATTTCCTGTCTCTGAACAGGATCTTTCCCTGGATACCCTGCTGTCTGCCTCTGAACTGTTCATCACCGGAACCAACAAAGGCATCGTGCCTGTGATCCAGGTAAATGACCATGTTATCGGCACCGGCCTACCCGGTCCCGGCACCAGGGCTTTAATTGAGGCAATGAAAAATCAGCAGGGTGGCACATCTAATTCATCGTCTGTTGTTTGA
- a CDS encoding EI24 domain-containing protein, producing the protein MGLIAGIQYNIKGVALAFRTPSLLMLGLIRFVVVVLLSLVLSGMVLYWHNDIFSMIWQMPESRWLIWLWQSVSWILTFLLMAFSMLAAYLISQVLFCVFIMDYMSRITESMVLGHELPGAHTSIFGLFWYLIRQEIPRAVVPILISVVLMIIGLFTPVSLIIIAMSSVVAGIFLAWDNTDLVPARRMVPFKERFKFLKKNLFFHIGFGLLFLVPWVNIIFLSFAPVGATLYYIDKEKN; encoded by the coding sequence ATGGGATTGATCGCAGGCATTCAATATAATATCAAGGGCGTTGCTCTGGCGTTTAGAACACCATCTCTTTTAATGCTCGGACTGATAAGATTTGTGGTGGTTGTTCTGTTGAGCCTTGTTTTGTCTGGCATGGTGCTTTACTGGCACAATGATATCTTTTCCATGATATGGCAAATGCCCGAGTCCCGGTGGTTGATCTGGCTGTGGCAAAGTGTTTCCTGGATTCTGACATTTTTATTGATGGCGTTTTCCATGCTGGCCGCCTATCTGATTTCCCAGGTTCTTTTCTGTGTTTTCATCATGGATTATATGTCCCGGATCACAGAGAGCATGGTGCTTGGACACGAACTCCCGGGTGCCCATACATCGATATTCGGGTTGTTTTGGTATCTGATTCGTCAGGAAATCCCCAGAGCCGTGGTGCCTATACTGATATCGGTGGTCCTGATGATTATCGGGTTGTTTACACCTGTCAGCCTTATCATCATCGCCATGTCATCTGTGGTGGCAGGTATCTTTTTGGCCTGGGACAATACCGATCTTGTTCCTGCCAGACGCATGGTGCCGTTTAAAGAGCGGTTTAAATTTCTAAAGAAAAATTTATTTTTTCATATTGGATTCGGGTTGTTGTTTCTTGTGCCTTGGGTTAATATCATTTTCCTTTCATTTGCCCCGGTGGGTGCTACCTTATATTATATAGACAAAGAAAAAAACTGA
- a CDS encoding FAD-dependent oxidoreductase, translating to MQKIKQDEKRVLVIGGGVGGIKAALDLSESRKKVLLIDSDYAIGGLMTQLDRTFPTNNCDLCTVSPHLSATTREKFLEVSTMTELTSLSGEAGNFTATLKTAPRFIDIDKCTACGECLKKFPEAVRFNPGLDPRAPTCMRYPQATPYAYSIDMEKIDDVEALKAVCKAGAIVPDDSDQEIQINVASVVLSVGADMFDSSVLDNYGGGTFDNVVPGLEYERIMSASGPFQGNLVRKSDQKRPKKVAWIQCVGSRGINRNDVSYCSSVCCMYALKEAMVTKERFGDDIETTIFFMDMRTFGKDYEQYYNRAKEDFGIRLIRCKPHTVIELPDKSLEITYAREELSAMEKEEFDMVVLSTGFRPSQKTIDLAGTLGIDLNEHNFAKSGTIDPVTTSKDGVYVCGVFESPKDIPETMVQASGAASMAGMALDSEEWVDESGSLYPPQRDVDGEDPKIGFFVVDSDGEIGQALDIDKILEKAKNNPDVAVAEAFKLSCSFETMEKIESLIREQGLNRVVIGSGSPRIQEIMFQDMLRRAGLNPYLLEMVNLRDQNAWAHSDAPAKSLEKAFKLVQMGISGVRKAKPLAENTFPTSQNALVVGGGVTGMTSALELADQGTFTYLVEKAQVLGGQALNLSQTIEGDDVAAFVNDLVAKVSAHDNIKIYTDAVIADHNGVPGNFSTGIKQVAADAHVLVDHGITILATGAKPNRPAVYGLGDLDTVMTQLDLDAILENDESKIKAMEQVVMIQCAGSREADNPNCSRICCQAAVKNALRLLKVNPDIEIFVLYRDIRTYGFHEDYYKMARDKGVKFIRFDLEHRPVVREEAGKTIVRTHDFILGQDIEIEADCVVLSTGIVANEETNKELCSLFDLPKTEDGFFLEDHVKLKPVDMALHGFFLAGTAHSPKLIRESITQAHAVAGRARTMLANKEITLGAAYATVDPVKCAVCLICVRACPYDVPFINTERHSEIDPAKCRGCGICVAECPAKAIQLRTWEDDQILAKLDGLFERL from the coding sequence ATGCAAAAAATTAAACAAGATGAAAAACGCGTGCTCGTCATTGGCGGTGGCGTTGGCGGCATCAAGGCGGCCCTTGATCTTTCCGAGTCCCGGAAAAAGGTCCTGCTCATTGATTCCGACTATGCCATTGGTGGATTAATGACCCAGCTGGACCGCACTTTTCCAACCAACAATTGCGATTTGTGTACAGTTTCTCCTCATCTGTCCGCAACAACCAGGGAAAAGTTTCTTGAGGTCAGCACCATGACAGAGCTAACCAGCCTGTCCGGAGAGGCCGGTAATTTTACGGCCACATTAAAAACCGCTCCCCGATTCATTGACATTGATAAATGTACAGCCTGTGGTGAGTGTTTGAAAAAATTTCCAGAAGCCGTTCGGTTTAACCCGGGGCTTGACCCGAGGGCACCGACCTGTATGCGGTATCCCCAGGCTACACCCTATGCTTATTCCATTGATATGGAAAAGATAGATGATGTTGAGGCGCTTAAAGCTGTCTGTAAAGCCGGGGCCATTGTGCCCGATGACAGTGACCAGGAAATCCAGATCAATGTCGCATCCGTTGTCCTGAGTGTGGGCGCAGATATGTTTGATTCAAGTGTTCTGGATAATTACGGCGGCGGAACATTTGACAATGTGGTTCCCGGTCTTGAATATGAACGGATTATGTCCGCATCAGGACCTTTTCAAGGCAATCTGGTTAGAAAATCAGACCAGAAGCGGCCGAAGAAAGTGGCCTGGATCCAGTGTGTGGGCTCCAGAGGCATTAACCGAAACGACGTTTCCTATTGCTCAAGTGTATGCTGCATGTATGCCCTAAAAGAGGCTATGGTGACCAAGGAGCGTTTTGGTGATGATATTGAAACCACCATTTTCTTTATGGATATGCGGACTTTTGGTAAGGATTACGAGCAGTACTACAACCGCGCCAAAGAAGATTTCGGTATCCGTTTAATCCGCTGCAAGCCCCATACCGTCATTGAACTGCCTGATAAATCGCTTGAGATCACCTATGCCAGAGAAGAACTGTCAGCCATGGAAAAAGAGGAATTTGACATGGTTGTGCTCTCCACCGGTTTCAGACCCAGCCAGAAAACAATTGATCTGGCCGGAACACTCGGTATTGATTTAAACGAACACAATTTTGCCAAATCCGGTACCATCGATCCTGTGACAACCTCCAAAGACGGTGTGTATGTCTGCGGTGTTTTTGAAAGCCCCAAGGATATTCCCGAAACCATGGTCCAGGCGTCAGGTGCAGCCTCCATGGCTGGTATGGCCTTAGATAGTGAGGAGTGGGTTGATGAATCCGGCAGCCTTTATCCGCCACAAAGAGATGTTGACGGAGAAGATCCCAAAATCGGTTTCTTTGTTGTTGACTCTGACGGTGAAATCGGTCAGGCCCTGGATATTGATAAAATTTTGGAAAAGGCCAAAAATAATCCTGACGTGGCAGTGGCAGAAGCGTTTAAACTGAGCTGTTCCTTTGAGACCATGGAAAAGATTGAAAGCCTGATTAGAGAACAAGGCTTGAACCGTGTGGTTATTGGTTCCGGTTCTCCAAGGATTCAGGAAATCATGTTCCAGGATATGCTCAGACGCGCAGGGCTCAACCCCTACCTGCTTGAGATGGTTAACTTAAGAGACCAGAATGCTTGGGCACATAGTGACGCCCCGGCCAAATCCCTTGAAAAAGCCTTTAAGCTGGTTCAGATGGGTATCTCCGGTGTCAGAAAAGCAAAACCCCTGGCTGAAAATACATTTCCAACAAGTCAGAATGCACTTGTTGTGGGCGGCGGTGTAACCGGTATGACTTCTGCTCTTGAGTTGGCTGACCAGGGTACATTCACCTATCTTGTGGAAAAAGCCCAGGTACTTGGTGGCCAGGCTCTTAACCTGTCCCAAACCATCGAAGGTGATGATGTGGCAGCCTTTGTCAACGATCTTGTGGCCAAGGTCTCCGCTCATGATAACATCAAAATTTATACTGACGCTGTTATTGCAGATCACAACGGCGTGCCTGGCAATTTTTCCACCGGCATTAAACAAGTGGCCGCTGACGCCCATGTACTGGTTGATCATGGCATCACCATTCTTGCTACAGGCGCAAAACCCAACCGTCCGGCCGTGTATGGCTTAGGCGACCTTGACACGGTTATGACCCAGCTTGATCTTGACGCCATCCTTGAAAACGATGAAAGTAAAATCAAGGCCATGGAACAGGTGGTCATGATTCAGTGTGCCGGTTCCAGGGAGGCGGACAATCCCAATTGCTCACGGATTTGCTGTCAGGCAGCCGTTAAAAATGCCCTGCGCCTTCTGAAAGTCAATCCTGATATTGAAATTTTTGTCCTTTACAGGGATATCCGGACTTACGGGTTCCATGAAGATTATTACAAAATGGCCCGGGATAAAGGTGTGAAGTTCATTCGTTTTGACCTTGAGCACCGTCCGGTTGTCCGGGAAGAAGCGGGCAAGACTATTGTTCGTACCCATGATTTCATACTGGGACAGGACATTGAGATTGAAGCCGACTGCGTGGTTTTAAGCACCGGCATTGTTGCTAACGAGGAGACCAACAAAGAACTATGCAGTCTGTTCGATCTGCCCAAAACCGAAGACGGTTTTTTTCTGGAAGACCATGTGAAGCTCAAACCCGTTGACATGGCGCTTCATGGGTTCTTTTTGGCCGGTACGGCCCACTCTCCTAAGTTGATCCGTGAAAGCATCACCCAGGCCCATGCCGTTGCAGGCAGAGCCAGAACTATGTTGGCCAATAAAGAGATTACCCTGGGGGCTGCTTATGCCACGGTTGATCCGGTCAAGTGTGCGGTCTGCCTGATTTGTGTCAGAGCCTGTCCTTATGATGTTCCTTTTATAAATACTGAACGGCACTCAGAGATTGATCCGGCCAAGTGTCGCGGCTGCGGTATCTGTGTTGCCGAGTGTCCGGCTAAGGCCATTCAGTTAAGGACTTGGGAAGACGACCAGATACTGGCTAAACTTGATGGTTTATTTGAGAGGTTATAA
- a CDS encoding hydrogenase iron-sulfur subunit, which translates to MSNFEPEIVAFCCHYCSYTAADMAGTRRISYPSNVKIIRVPCTGKVDAIHLMKALEKGADGVYVAGCLEGDCHFKDGNLHAAAHVESIKKTLEDLGWEPERVAMMNFSAGMGEGFAKAAEEFTEKIKALGPSPASQATSKAV; encoded by the coding sequence ATGAGTAATTTCGAGCCTGAAATCGTGGCCTTTTGCTGTCATTATTGTTCATATACCGCAGCAGATATGGCTGGCACCAGACGGATTTCTTATCCGTCCAATGTAAAAATTATACGTGTGCCCTGCACCGGCAAAGTGGACGCCATCCACCTGATGAAAGCCCTTGAAAAAGGGGCTGATGGCGTATATGTGGCGGGCTGCCTGGAAGGGGACTGCCATTTTAAAGACGGTAATCTGCATGCCGCAGCTCATGTGGAAAGCATCAAAAAAACCCTGGAAGATCTGGGTTGGGAGCCGGAGCGTGTGGCCATGATGAATTTTTCCGCAGGTATGGGTGAAGGTTTTGCCAAAGCTGCCGAAGAATTTACAGAAAAGATTAAAGCCCTAGGGCCAAGCCCGGCCAGTCAGGCAACAAGCAAAGCCGTTTAA
- a CDS encoding methylenetetrahydrofolate reductase C-terminal domain-containing protein — protein sequence MITAEQKPLQEILGYIAPYEKILVVGCNECVTVCAAGGRKEVGLLSSAIRLNSAKEGKKIEVLEHTLERQCDPEYVAQLEELAGQVDAIVSMACGCGVQTVAAKYAIPVFPAVNTTFMGASESQGIWVERCMGCGDCMLGITGGICPVVRCAKSIMNGPCGGSSNGKCEISPDVDCAWQLIWNRLVELGLQDRYEDLVAAKDWRPAGGGGPRKIIREDLASSKITEDNE from the coding sequence ATGATAACAGCAGAACAAAAACCCCTGCAGGAAATTCTCGGGTATATTGCGCCCTATGAAAAAATACTTGTGGTCGGCTGTAACGAATGTGTTACCGTTTGTGCAGCAGGCGGCAGAAAAGAGGTCGGTCTTCTGTCTTCTGCAATTCGGCTGAACAGCGCCAAAGAGGGAAAAAAAATAGAGGTTTTGGAACATACTCTGGAACGTCAGTGCGATCCGGAATATGTTGCACAGCTCGAAGAGCTGGCTGGCCAAGTGGACGCCATTGTTTCCATGGCCTGTGGCTGCGGCGTTCAAACCGTTGCTGCCAAGTATGCTATTCCGGTTTTTCCGGCAGTAAATACCACATTCATGGGCGCGTCCGAAAGCCAGGGCATCTGGGTCGAGCGCTGTATGGGTTGTGGTGACTGCATGCTGGGGATCACCGGCGGCATCTGTCCCGTTGTTCGTTGTGCAAAGAGCATAATGAACGGCCCCTGCGGCGGCTCGTCCAACGGAAAATGTGAAATTAGCCCGGATGTGGATTGTGCATGGCAATTGATCTGGAACCGTCTGGTTGAACTGGGCCTTCAGGATCGCTATGAAGACCTGGTTGCGGCAAAGGACTGGCGGCCTGCAGGAGGCGGCGGACCCAGAAAAATTATCCGGGAGGACTTGGCATCATCCAAAATTACGGAGGACAATGAATAA
- a CDS encoding methylenetetrahydrofolate reductase, whose protein sequence is MKTESRLEKVLASGQLAVTSEVGPPRGCNIDIVKEKANMIKDYVDGINITDNQTAMVRMSSIAGGVVIKQMGLDPIIQMVSRDRNRLAMQADILGAYALGCNTMLCLSGDHPKFGDHPMAKPVYDIDSINMIKMVKDMRDEGKFQGGADITEPPKMFIGAAANPFADPFELRVMRLAKKVAAGVDFIQTQCIFNTAKFEEWMKQVVDRGLDEKVAILAGITPMKSLGMAKYMKSKVPGMDIPDEVIDRLAGVDKEKQAEEGIKMAIEQMQRLKECKGVKGFHIMAIEWEQKVPELVKAAGLYPRPEV, encoded by the coding sequence ATGAAAACTGAAAGCAGACTGGAAAAAGTACTGGCCTCAGGCCAGTTGGCGGTAACCTCTGAAGTGGGTCCTCCCAGAGGTTGCAATATTGACATTGTCAAAGAAAAAGCCAACATGATCAAGGATTATGTGGACGGCATCAATATCACTGACAATCAGACCGCCATGGTCAGAATGTCTTCCATTGCCGGCGGCGTCGTTATTAAACAGATGGGACTCGACCCCATTATTCAGATGGTCTCCCGAGACAGAAACCGGCTGGCCATGCAGGCTGATATTCTTGGTGCTTATGCACTTGGTTGCAACACTATGCTTTGCCTGTCCGGGGATCATCCCAAATTTGGCGACCATCCCATGGCAAAGCCCGTATATGACATTGACTCCATAAACATGATTAAAATGGTCAAAGATATGCGGGATGAAGGCAAGTTCCAGGGGGGAGCAGATATCACGGAACCGCCCAAAATGTTCATTGGTGCGGCTGCCAACCCCTTTGCCGATCCCTTTGAACTGCGTGTTATGCGGCTGGCCAAGAAAGTGGCTGCTGGCGTGGATTTCATCCAGACCCAGTGTATCTTTAACACAGCTAAGTTTGAAGAGTGGATGAAACAGGTGGTTGACCGTGGCCTGGATGAGAAAGTGGCGATCCTTGCCGGTATTACGCCCATGAAATCTCTTGGTATGGCCAAATACATGAAGAGCAAGGTACCCGGTATGGATATACCCGATGAGGTTATCGACCGTCTTGCCGGTGTGGATAAAGAAAAACAAGCCGAAGAAGGCATCAAGATGGCTATTGAGCAGATGCAACGCCTCAAGGAATGCAAAGGCGTAAAAGGTTTCCATATTATGGCCATTGAATGGGAACAAAAGGTCCCTGAGCTGGTCAAAGCTGCGGGGCTTTACCCCAGACCTGAGGTTTAA
- a CDS encoding iron-sulfur cluster assembly scaffold protein: protein MESQDFWNVHSLTLIEMAYEAGSRERLDNPDGYGARTGVCGDSVEFFIMVDENNCLSSISFDFDGCVYTAACCNTVVRLAQGHAVDKAWNISDDMVKEYLQTLPEDHYHCAELCVGAFYLALTDYQNKRSIKKGCK, encoded by the coding sequence ATGGAAAGCCAGGATTTTTGGAACGTTCACTCTCTTACATTAATTGAAATGGCCTATGAAGCAGGTTCCAGAGAGCGGCTTGACAATCCCGATGGATACGGGGCCCGGACCGGGGTGTGTGGAGACAGTGTAGAGTTCTTTATCATGGTGGACGAAAATAATTGTTTAAGTTCCATTTCCTTTGACTTTGACGGTTGCGTATATACGGCAGCATGCTGCAATACCGTGGTCCGTTTGGCCCAGGGGCATGCCGTTGATAAAGCTTGGAATATTAGTGATGATATGGTCAAGGAGTATCTTCAGACCTTGCCCGAAGACCATTATCATTGCGCCGAGCTTTGTGTCGGTGCTTTTTATTTGGCATTGACAGATTACCAAAATAAAAGATCCATAAAAAAAGGTTGTAAATAG
- a CDS encoding (Fe-S)-binding protein — METKDQKKNMDPAVEGGLERLTQEKIAKVINPVLHEETGARFKAYVQTCMRCGLCFDACAYFLSNDRDPRFSPAAKVKQTIWEMLEKKGHVSKDFLRRALRIAHLEYNVCRRCSMYCPFGIDIAYLMLLVRRICHKLEITPPPVYTGYG; from the coding sequence ATGGAGACTAAAGATCAGAAAAAAAATATGGACCCAGCCGTAGAAGGTGGGCTCGAACGGCTTACTCAGGAGAAAATAGCCAAAGTGATCAACCCGGTGCTTCATGAAGAGACTGGAGCCCGGTTCAAGGCGTATGTTCAGACCTGCATGCGCTGCGGGCTTTGTTTCGATGCCTGCGCTTATTTCTTGTCCAATGACAGGGACCCAAGGTTTTCTCCTGCAGCCAAGGTTAAGCAGACCATCTGGGAAATGCTTGAGAAAAAAGGGCATGTGTCAAAGGATTTTTTGCGCAGAGCCTTACGCATTGCCCATCTGGAATACAATGTCTGCCGCAGATGTTCCATGTACTGTCCCTTTGGAATTGATATCGCATATCTTATGCTGCTGGTCCGGCGCATTTGTCACAAGCTTGAAATTACACCCCCCCCAGTATATACAGGATACGGTTAA